In Pithys albifrons albifrons isolate INPA30051 chromosome 16, PitAlb_v1, whole genome shotgun sequence, a genomic segment contains:
- the MPG gene encoding DNA-3-methyladenine glycosylase yields MPRKRKLLAQLSSLQSNSSFPQVDALENLNATPGGDSAPKSSKYFVTERKKSSRLEADFFQQPCVSLAKSFLGQILVRKLPDGRELWGRIVETEAYLGGEDEASHSRGGKQTQRNAAMFMTPGTLYVYQIYGIYFCINVSSQGEGAAVLLRSLEPLQGLDAMRELRRAARKAPTKLLKDWQLCNGPSRLCQAFGIDKAFDQRDLTEDTDIWMVPGQDLPGEHDVVATTRIGIGSRGEWAQKPLRFYLRGNKFVSVVDKKMEREMAATGHLSCS; encoded by the exons AtgccaaggaaaagaaagctgttGGCTCAATTAAGTTCTCTTCAAAGCAACTCCAGCTTCCCTCAGGTCGATGCCTTGGAGAACCTGAACGCTACACCTGGTGGGGATTCTGCTCCAAAAAGCAGCAAATATTTTgtgacagagagaaagaaatcttCCAGGCTGGAAGCAGATTTTTTCCAGCAGCCCTGTGTTAGTCTGGCCAAGTCCTTTCTGGGACAG ATTTTAGTTCGCAAACTTCCTGATGGCAGAGAACTCTGGGGCAGGATTGTTGAAACAGAGGCTTATCTGGGTGGGGAAGATGAAGCTTCCCACTCGAGAGGTGGGAAGCAAACCCAGCGGAACGCGGCCATGTTCATGACACCGGGAACTCTCTACGTGTATCAGATCTACGGCATTTATTTCTGCATCAATGTGTCCAGCCAAG GGGAGGGGGCTGCAGTGCTCCTGCGCTCCCTGGAGCCTCTCCAGGGCCTGGATGCCATGAGGGAGCTGCGCAGGGCCGCCAGGAAAGCACCCACCAAGCTGCTCAAGGACTGGCAGCTCTGCAACGGgccctccaggctctgccaggctttTGGCATCGATAAGGCTTTTGACCAAAGGGACCTGACTGAGGACACTGACATCTGGATGGTGCCTGGACAGGACCTGCCGGGGGAGCACGACGTGGTGGCCACCACGAGGATTGGCATTGGCAGCAGGGGAGAGTGGGCACAAAAACCACTCAGGTTTTATTTACGAGGAAACAAATTTGTGAGTGTTGTGGACAagaaaatggagagagagaTGGCAGCAACGGGACACTTGTCTTGCAGCTGA